The proteins below come from a single Edaphobacter acidisoli genomic window:
- a CDS encoding SRPBCC family protein, which yields MATSSSPEDANARLRRGELIIEQLSPADAERSGALLHHWRATAFAPGAKASDFVRLMQDLDSYPRYFSPQVVEAKVLSRNGDHMQVWMRVRQKHVITVVMDSSYEVSFGRLDAQHGYSNSRSMQISEIESPGTSSERSLGPGESHGFLWRQNTYWSYEERDGGLYLQVESVSLTRSIPLGLDWVIGPYVKSVPRESLEFTLRSVCSAIGH from the coding sequence TTGGCAACGTCATCAAGCCCCGAGGATGCGAATGCGCGCCTTCGCAGGGGAGAGCTCATCATCGAGCAACTCAGTCCCGCGGATGCCGAGCGCTCGGGTGCGCTGCTACACCATTGGCGCGCCACTGCTTTTGCTCCTGGAGCCAAGGCTTCGGACTTTGTTCGGCTGATGCAAGATCTCGATTCCTACCCACGGTATTTCTCTCCGCAGGTTGTCGAAGCTAAAGTGCTTTCACGAAACGGAGACCACATGCAGGTATGGATGCGTGTGCGTCAGAAGCATGTCATCACCGTGGTAATGGATAGCTCCTACGAGGTCTCCTTCGGGCGGCTCGACGCGCAGCATGGTTATAGCAACTCGCGCAGCATGCAGATCTCTGAGATTGAATCGCCAGGTACAAGCTCTGAGCGCAGTCTCGGTCCCGGTGAGAGTCACGGATTTTTGTGGCGGCAAAACACTTATTGGAGCTACGAGGAGCGCGATGGCGGGCTTTATCTCCAGGTCGAATCTGTCTCGCTCACGAGATCGATTCCGCTTGGGCTCGATTGGGTTATAGGCCCGTATGTAAAGAGCGTTCCGCGTGAGTCGCTGGAGTTTACGCTGCGCTCAGTCTGCAGCGCGATTGGCCATTAG
- a CDS encoding tetratricopeptide repeat protein has translation MFRSISRPILPLLCCAVLTCTHGSAQQNKAHEAAMPSADAVSLDHALAAYDAGNGASAMPELVRLAQKYPGNFPANEALGLLYIDAGSYQQAIPFLRHAAEAAKTNAAAQANLGAAYLQTGDAHLALDPLRKAASLEPKNAEVLSNLGHALFLDKQPAEAAAAFARSADAEPANMDTRYNWALALHQVGKNTQADKALRTIPDADRTAAIESLWGDIAEANGQFKDAATHMQAAVKLNPTEQNIYNLAVEWLRHWTWQPAQDVAQYGIERFPDSRRLMLAKGIAFYGSGHYVDAANTFGALLKLDPENEGYGDLLGKSCSAAGGDDAAQCSTLIAFADKHPDNAKIAVYAAASILHGPGQQNDLDHVQQLLQRAIATDPHLPEAYYQLGVLEQQRLQWQQSVASLKSAIQLRPSYAEAHYRLARAYSHLHQTDLAAKEIALHQQYAQQEKEESDARLKEVTTFLIASH, from the coding sequence ATGTTCAGAAGTATCTCCAGGCCGATCCTTCCTCTGCTGTGTTGCGCGGTGCTCACCTGCACGCACGGAAGCGCACAACAGAACAAAGCGCACGAAGCCGCGATGCCCAGCGCGGACGCAGTCTCGCTCGACCACGCGCTGGCTGCCTACGACGCCGGCAACGGAGCATCTGCCATGCCTGAGCTCGTGCGGCTTGCGCAAAAGTATCCAGGCAATTTCCCCGCAAACGAAGCGCTGGGACTTTTGTATATTGACGCTGGCAGCTACCAGCAGGCGATCCCATTCCTGCGCCATGCAGCAGAGGCAGCGAAGACCAATGCCGCGGCGCAGGCAAATCTAGGCGCCGCATATCTCCAGACAGGAGACGCGCATCTCGCACTCGATCCCCTTCGCAAAGCAGCATCCCTCGAACCCAAAAACGCAGAAGTGCTCTCCAACCTCGGTCACGCGTTGTTCCTGGACAAGCAACCCGCGGAGGCTGCAGCCGCGTTCGCAAGATCCGCCGACGCAGAGCCGGCGAACATGGACACGCGATACAACTGGGCTCTCGCACTGCACCAGGTAGGCAAAAATACACAGGCAGACAAGGCCCTGCGAACCATTCCAGATGCAGACAGAACTGCCGCCATCGAATCGCTCTGGGGAGACATCGCCGAAGCGAACGGTCAATTCAAAGACGCAGCCACCCACATGCAGGCGGCAGTGAAGCTCAATCCCACCGAGCAGAACATCTACAACCTTGCCGTCGAATGGCTTCGCCACTGGACCTGGCAGCCCGCTCAGGACGTCGCGCAATACGGCATCGAGCGCTTTCCAGACAGCCGTCGCCTCATGCTCGCCAAGGGAATTGCATTCTATGGCAGCGGCCACTATGTCGATGCGGCAAACACCTTCGGCGCGCTGCTCAAACTCGATCCCGAAAACGAAGGCTATGGAGACCTGCTGGGAAAGAGCTGTTCAGCCGCAGGCGGCGACGACGCCGCGCAATGCAGCACTCTCATCGCCTTTGCCGACAAACATCCGGACAACGCGAAGATAGCCGTATACGCCGCGGCAAGCATTCTTCACGGTCCCGGCCAGCAAAATGATCTGGACCACGTACAGCAACTGCTCCAGCGCGCAATCGCAACCGATCCTCATCTACCCGAGGCCTACTACCAGTTAGGAGTCCTCGAACAGCAGCGGCTTCAGTGGCAGCAAAGTGTCGCTAGCCTGAAGAGTGCAATCCAGTTGCGCCCATCCTATGCTGAGGCGCATTATCGTCTCGCAAGGGCATACTCACACCTGCACCAGACAGACCTGGCCGCCAAAGAGATTGCGCTTCATCAGCAATACGCACAGCAGGAGAAAGAAGAGTCTGACGCAAGGCTCAAAGAGGTGACGACATTCCTAATCGCGTCGCATTAG
- a CDS encoding CDP-alcohol phosphatidyltransferase family protein, whose protein sequence is MAERAPRWVTSDRLTVLGFSAQFAAGMSYALSRYDRRFLLLAITCVALNWLGDSMDGTLARVRHQQRPRYGFYVDHIVDILGATALMCGLGLSGFVHWQIAIAILVGFLLLAGESYLATYTLSRFELSQGIFGPTEIRILLIIGTLALVRSPYATIFGHRMMLFDVGGTIAAACMFLTTVVLAVKHTVQLYREEPLA, encoded by the coding sequence ATGGCTGAGCGCGCTCCACGCTGGGTCACATCGGATCGACTTACGGTGCTTGGCTTCAGTGCGCAATTTGCTGCGGGCATGAGCTACGCTTTGTCCCGCTATGACCGCCGCTTTCTTTTGTTGGCGATTACGTGCGTCGCACTCAACTGGCTTGGAGACAGTATGGACGGCACACTTGCGCGTGTTCGCCACCAGCAGCGTCCACGCTATGGGTTCTATGTGGACCACATCGTGGACATTCTTGGGGCTACAGCTCTCATGTGCGGACTAGGGCTCTCCGGTTTTGTGCATTGGCAGATTGCAATTGCGATACTGGTGGGATTTCTGCTACTTGCAGGCGAGAGCTATCTGGCTACCTATACACTGTCGCGCTTTGAGTTGTCGCAGGGGATTTTTGGCCCCACTGAGATCCGCATTCTGCTCATCATCGGCACACTGGCGCTGGTACGCAGTCCTTACGCAACTATCTTTGGGCACCGGATGATGCTCTTCGATGTCGGAGGAACTATTGCCGCTGCTTGCATGTTTCTAACCACCGTTGTTCTTGCGGTGAAACATACGGTGCAACTCTACCGAGAAGAGCCGTTGGCATGA
- a CDS encoding TonB-dependent receptor: MPQLRNNKTLKHLGVLLIAVLMFGVLTRHALAQADQGAITGFVTDPTGAVIPNAQVTLTNVDTALTLTTKTDNSGNYVFSPIKIGNYKVAVSAPGFSTTTQENIQVHVQDRVAVNVQLKAGETSTSITVTDAPPLLQTQEGSTGQVISAKAINDTPLNGRNWVFIAQLTAGAAPSNGARGQKGGDFDANGQRAEQNNYIMDGVDNNVNVVDFFNGASYVVRPPPDALAEFKVQTGDYSAEFGHSAGAVINASIKSGTNNIHGSAWEYIRNDAFDVREFFQGNSPIAKYRQNQFGATLGFPIIKNKLFFFGDTEANRIVFGETHSGLAVPTAKMRTGDFSELLNTGLTGATTPIQLYVPNPTANGTTPVAGNRLDQQSGVTLDPVALKILSLFPSPNQGITGQTYSNYTDQTTSTDNTFQWDTRMDWNISTRDQAFGRYSYNHEPANHPAPFGPLLDGGGFGDTGAVVQLGENFAGSETHEFSETLTNEFRFGYNYGHYTGLQNNANNPNAATSLGLGGIPYAPNNGGLPAFSVSGMSGFGSPTFYATNEYENVYQILDNLTKVIGNHTLKGGVNIQRIRFSTSQPTQPRGSYTFNGVYTSKGGASGTGYGVADFLTNNMNNAAVSNVFNSDDVRFNRSVYFQDDWKVSQKLTFNYGLRYDYSTPYLERHDNQAAFIPTSPATQGKSTGLYLIPKSKQGLTLPVAFTRLLALDNITIQFSNNRYLVNPQKTNFAPRLGFAYQASDKAVVRGGFGIFFGGLESTGYYPNLGENFPFEFDSGFAAGSCTAGGSCVNNGFTLETGFTNAIENGLLNSIQQPALRGSEANVRTPYSEQFNLAAEYGFSNSLVGSVAYVGSVSRHLQSFPNPNAQVALAPHNFSGYVDAAGDKINPLQPYPHFGGISFTAYDGVSNYNSLQSKIQKRLTNGLSFLATYTWSHSLDDAPTPLGSTSDSGYRNPLITGIGADYSNSPFDVRHRFTLNGNYDLPFGHGRAHLNSTGPMDYIVGGWSSSFVFRAQTGEPISIGTNNINTPSGSSAGAVRTGNVYSGGGTANSTNPGINCPANVRTVNNWYNPCAFSNPEADNLTYTTQKYSDSPTGQLIPNTVAGSAALPYLGSPRGQIYGPGYFRIDGSVFKSFPTFREQYLQFRADVFNLLNTPAYGDPSTTGISSTGGLITGARSFQSYTPDSRFFQFSLKYEF; this comes from the coding sequence ATGCCACAACTCCGAAACAATAAGACACTCAAACATCTCGGCGTGCTGCTGATCGCCGTTCTGATGTTCGGAGTGCTCACCCGTCACGCTTTGGCGCAAGCTGACCAGGGCGCGATTACAGGGTTCGTTACGGACCCGACGGGCGCAGTCATTCCTAACGCACAAGTCACTCTCACCAACGTAGATACCGCTCTTACACTAACAACCAAAACGGACAACAGCGGAAACTATGTATTTTCGCCGATCAAGATCGGCAACTACAAGGTTGCCGTCTCTGCTCCGGGGTTCTCCACGACTACGCAGGAGAACATCCAGGTCCACGTACAGGACCGGGTTGCGGTAAATGTACAACTCAAGGCCGGTGAAACCAGCACATCCATAACCGTGACGGACGCTCCTCCTCTGCTGCAGACGCAGGAAGGCTCGACCGGGCAGGTGATCTCAGCTAAGGCAATCAACGATACTCCGCTGAACGGACGCAACTGGGTGTTTATTGCTCAGCTCACGGCCGGCGCGGCGCCGTCCAACGGTGCACGCGGCCAGAAGGGCGGCGACTTTGATGCCAACGGTCAGCGCGCCGAGCAGAACAACTACATCATGGACGGCGTGGACAACAACGTGAACGTCGTGGACTTCTTCAACGGCGCCAGCTACGTTGTGCGGCCTCCACCGGATGCGCTCGCAGAGTTCAAGGTGCAGACCGGCGACTACAGCGCCGAGTTCGGCCACTCTGCCGGCGCGGTCATCAACGCCAGCATCAAGTCAGGCACGAACAACATTCACGGCAGTGCGTGGGAGTATATCCGGAACGATGCTTTTGACGTCCGCGAGTTCTTCCAGGGCAACTCGCCTATTGCGAAGTATCGCCAGAACCAGTTCGGCGCTACACTCGGCTTCCCCATCATCAAGAACAAGCTCTTCTTCTTTGGTGACACGGAGGCTAACCGCATCGTCTTCGGTGAGACGCACTCTGGCCTCGCTGTCCCAACTGCGAAGATGCGCACCGGCGACTTCAGCGAGCTGCTGAACACAGGTCTGACTGGGGCGACCACTCCAATCCAGCTCTACGTTCCCAACCCAACGGCCAACGGAACCACGCCTGTTGCTGGCAATCGTCTTGATCAGCAATCGGGTGTGACGCTCGATCCGGTCGCGCTGAAGATACTGAGCCTGTTCCCTTCCCCCAATCAGGGCATTACAGGGCAGACTTACTCCAACTACACGGACCAGACCACCTCAACCGACAACACGTTCCAGTGGGACACGCGTATGGACTGGAACATCAGCACGCGCGACCAGGCATTCGGACGGTATAGTTACAATCACGAACCTGCCAACCACCCTGCACCGTTTGGCCCCCTGCTTGACGGTGGTGGCTTCGGCGATACCGGAGCGGTTGTTCAACTTGGCGAGAACTTTGCCGGTAGCGAAACGCATGAGTTCTCCGAGACGCTGACCAACGAATTCCGCTTCGGTTACAACTACGGTCACTACACCGGACTGCAGAACAACGCTAACAATCCAAATGCTGCTACGAGCCTTGGACTTGGCGGCATTCCGTATGCGCCGAACAACGGTGGTCTGCCTGCGTTCAGTGTGTCAGGGATGTCGGGCTTCGGCTCGCCGACGTTCTATGCCACGAACGAGTATGAGAATGTGTACCAGATCCTCGATAACCTGACCAAGGTCATCGGCAACCATACTCTGAAGGGCGGAGTGAATATTCAGCGCATTCGCTTCTCCACTTCACAGCCAACACAACCGCGTGGCTCTTATACCTTCAACGGCGTCTACACCAGCAAGGGCGGAGCATCGGGAACCGGCTATGGTGTTGCCGACTTCCTGACCAACAACATGAACAATGCGGCCGTCTCCAACGTCTTCAACTCGGACGATGTTCGCTTCAACCGCTCCGTCTACTTCCAGGATGACTGGAAGGTATCCCAGAAGCTGACCTTCAACTATGGCCTTCGTTACGACTACTCCACGCCGTATCTGGAGCGCCATGACAACCAGGCTGCCTTTATTCCTACCAGCCCAGCCACTCAAGGTAAGAGTACCGGCCTTTACCTGATTCCGAAGAGCAAGCAGGGTCTGACTCTACCGGTGGCCTTCACCAGACTGCTGGCGCTGGACAACATCACGATTCAATTCAGCAACAACCGCTATCTGGTCAATCCGCAGAAGACCAACTTCGCTCCGCGTCTTGGCTTTGCCTATCAGGCATCGGACAAGGCTGTGGTCCGCGGAGGCTTCGGCATCTTCTTCGGAGGACTGGAGAGCACGGGCTATTATCCCAACCTCGGCGAGAACTTCCCGTTTGAGTTCGATTCGGGATTTGCTGCCGGAAGCTGCACTGCCGGCGGTTCCTGCGTCAATAACGGCTTTACGCTGGAGACGGGCTTTACCAACGCCATCGAAAACGGGTTGTTGAACTCGATTCAGCAGCCTGCACTGCGAGGCAGCGAGGCCAATGTTCGTACTCCTTATAGCGAGCAGTTCAACCTCGCCGCGGAGTATGGCTTCAGCAACTCACTCGTTGGATCTGTCGCCTATGTAGGTTCAGTCTCGCGCCACCTGCAGTCGTTCCCCAATCCGAATGCTCAGGTTGCTCTTGCACCGCATAACTTCAGCGGATATGTCGATGCTGCTGGAGACAAGATCAACCCGCTGCAACCCTACCCGCACTTCGGAGGCATATCGTTCACGGCCTACGATGGTGTATCCAACTACAACTCGCTGCAGAGCAAGATCCAGAAGCGTCTGACCAACGGCCTGAGCTTCCTGGCGACGTATACCTGGTCGCACTCGCTGGATGACGCTCCGACGCCTCTGGGCAGCACCTCTGACTCCGGCTACCGCAACCCGCTCATCACGGGAATCGGCGCCGACTACAGCAACTCTCCTTTCGATGTGCGTCACCGCTTTACTTTGAATGGCAATTATGACCTGCCATTCGGACATGGGCGTGCGCACCTTAACTCGACAGGGCCGATGGATTACATCGTCGGAGGCTGGTCGAGCAGCTTTGTCTTCCGTGCGCAGACCGGAGAGCCAATCTCCATCGGCACGAACAACATCAATACTCCTAGTGGGTCGAGCGCGGGAGCAGTCCGCACCGGCAATGTGTATAGCGGTGGCGGCACGGCTAACTCAACCAACCCAGGTATCAACTGCCCGGCAAATGTTCGGACTGTGAATAACTGGTATAACCCCTGTGCATTCTCGAACCCTGAAGCAGACAACCTAACCTACACCACACAGAAGTACTCCGACTCTCCGACTGGGCAGTTGATTCCCAACACAGTCGCGGGCTCGGCAGCACTTCCGTACCTCGGCAGTCCGCGTGGACAGATTTATGGCCCTGGCTATTTCCGCATCGACGGGTCGGTGTTCAAATCGTTCCCAACTTTCCGCGAACAGTATCTTCAGTTCCGGGCGGACGTCTTCAACCTACTCAACACCCCGGCCTATGGCGATCCCAGCACCACTGGTATCTCTAGCACCGGCGGTCTAATTACCGGAGCGCGCTCCTTCCAGAGCTACACTCCGGACTCACGCTTCTTCCAGTTCTCTCTGAAGTATGAGTTCTAA
- a CDS encoding beta-galactosidase — MTLPVRSRKPLHAGLICIAALLGGSVYANGQTASAPQSASNQAATAPDEMTNVLYGAAYYNEYMPYERLDKDVAMMKAAGLTVVRMGESTWSLWEPEDGKFEYAWMDRVVDAMGKAGIKVIMGTPTYSIPTWMYREHPEILARPLGGGDTGYGMRQNMDTDSPAFRFYAQRLIKNLVEHYRNNPNVIGWQIDNETSSYGAANKDVYIGFVNHLKQKFGTTDNLNKAWFLNYWGEDVNGWENMPTRDHATSTSYKLEWSRWEQMRVTNYLDWQAALVRQYRAPSQFVTQDFGGSMRRDVNEYEVAKALDIVANNPYHGTQDHMDGQSQAEQGDYSRSLKHANFLVTETNAQTTDWSSAYQYPPYDGQLRLDVYTHLSSGANMVEYWHWASIPAGQETYWKGVLSHDLEPNRAYAEVSRTAHELQRIGPHLVNLKIKNEVAILYSVDSANALDFMPFALAPAAQWSFGKPVATYTTLINQLHKAFYDANVGTDFIFPEDPDFSRYKLVVIPALYISDDALLQKISDYVKNGGHVLMTFKSGFANENSAVRWVMAPGPLREAAGFSYQEFSNLEKPLALKGDPFHAGTGNQVMYWAEFLKLEHAQPLAYYDHSFFGRWPAITRNEYGKGSLIYEGTFLSDELQHKIVLDAIHDAHLDLQAQPDLPDKVREKDGVNGLGRKLHYYLNYSSDTQTFHYAHARGEELLSGKQMAPDQQITLQPWDVAIVEERP; from the coding sequence ATGACACTTCCGGTACGCTCAAGAAAACCGTTACATGCTGGATTGATCTGCATTGCCGCGCTTTTGGGAGGCTCGGTCTACGCGAATGGCCAGACCGCATCCGCACCTCAATCTGCCTCGAACCAGGCCGCAACTGCGCCGGACGAAATGACAAATGTGCTCTATGGCGCTGCCTACTACAACGAGTACATGCCTTACGAGCGTCTCGACAAAGATGTCGCCATGATGAAGGCCGCAGGCTTGACCGTAGTCAGAATGGGCGAATCCACATGGAGTCTCTGGGAACCTGAAGACGGCAAGTTCGAGTATGCATGGATGGACCGCGTAGTTGATGCGATGGGCAAAGCGGGCATCAAGGTCATCATGGGCACTCCCACCTACTCCATTCCCACCTGGATGTATCGCGAACATCCCGAGATCCTCGCGCGTCCTCTCGGTGGCGGCGACACCGGATACGGCATGCGCCAGAACATGGACACAGACAGCCCCGCATTCCGCTTTTATGCCCAGCGGCTCATCAAAAATCTGGTCGAACACTACCGCAACAACCCAAACGTGATCGGGTGGCAGATCGACAACGAGACCTCCTCCTACGGTGCCGCTAATAAAGACGTCTACATTGGCTTTGTGAACCACCTCAAGCAGAAGTTTGGAACGACCGACAATCTGAACAAGGCATGGTTTCTGAACTACTGGGGCGAAGACGTAAACGGCTGGGAGAATATGCCCACCCGCGACCACGCCACCAGCACCAGCTACAAACTGGAGTGGTCGCGATGGGAGCAGATGCGCGTTACCAACTATCTCGACTGGCAGGCAGCGCTCGTGCGCCAATATCGCGCCCCCTCGCAGTTCGTCACGCAGGACTTCGGCGGCTCCATGCGGCGCGATGTAAACGAGTATGAGGTAGCAAAGGCGCTCGATATCGTCGCGAACAATCCGTATCACGGCACGCAGGACCACATGGACGGCCAATCGCAGGCCGAACAGGGCGACTACAGCCGCTCGCTCAAGCACGCAAACTTTCTCGTCACCGAGACCAACGCCCAGACAACCGACTGGTCATCCGCATATCAATACCCTCCCTACGACGGGCAACTGCGGCTCGATGTCTACACCCATCTCTCCAGCGGCGCAAACATGGTTGAATACTGGCACTGGGCCTCCATCCCCGCAGGGCAGGAGACCTACTGGAAGGGCGTTCTCTCCCACGACCTCGAACCCAACCGGGCCTACGCAGAGGTGTCGCGCACAGCGCACGAGTTGCAGCGCATTGGCCCGCACCTCGTCAATCTCAAGATCAAAAATGAAGTCGCTATCCTCTACAGCGTTGACTCCGCCAACGCGCTCGACTTCATGCCCTTCGCCTTGGCGCCTGCCGCTCAATGGAGCTTTGGCAAGCCGGTTGCCACCTACACCACGCTCATCAATCAACTGCACAAAGCCTTCTACGACGCGAACGTAGGCACCGACTTCATCTTTCCCGAAGACCCGGACTTCTCGCGTTACAAACTCGTCGTGATCCCTGCGCTCTACATCTCCGACGACGCGCTCCTCCAGAAGATCTCCGACTATGTAAAGAACGGCGGCCATGTTCTGATGACCTTCAAGAGCGGCTTCGCCAACGAAAACTCAGCCGTCAGGTGGGTCATGGCTCCCGGACCACTCCGTGAGGCAGCAGGCTTCAGCTATCAGGAGTTCTCCAATCTCGAAAAGCCCTTGGCGCTGAAAGGCGATCCATTCCACGCAGGCACTGGCAACCAGGTGATGTACTGGGCCGAGTTCCTGAAGCTCGAACACGCCCAGCCTCTCGCCTACTACGACCACTCCTTCTTCGGAAGATGGCCCGCAATTACCCGCAACGAATATGGCAAGGGATCATTGATCTATGAAGGGACATTCCTCTCCGACGAGTTGCAGCACAAGATTGTTCTCGATGCTATCCACGACGCTCATCTCGATCTCCAGGCCCAGCCAGACTTGCCCGACAAGGTCAGGGAAAAAGATGGAGTGAATGGTTTAGGCAGAAAACTACACTACTACCTGAACTATTCTTCTGACACACAGACCTTCCACTACGCACATGCTCGTGGCGAAGAGTTGCTCAGCGGCAAGCAGATGGCTCCCGATCAGCAAATCACATTGCAGCCGTGGGACGTGGCTATCGTCGAAGAGAGACCATAG
- a CDS encoding winged helix-turn-helix domain-containing protein: MADTQPAKRYRFGVFEADSSTGELRRKGIRIKLHAQPFQLLFMLLERPGETLTREEISRELWPEGTFVDYEHGVNSAINRLREALGDKASNPRFIETQARRGYRFVAPVERIVLAERIASEQDSSTATDQKTEEALSTQMGSVSGIFDRLLATPEDLPKTSHPVAQTLFILLQLMYLGFYIGALANLAEINELLSPLASATEIFLAIIVTSVLLIPVRAFLLCAVLFRAPRLWEKFKKLWWLLLPLDILWALSPFLLLHHINYGLALACMALLVYAPFAQRSLILMGDGRSHTSNL; this comes from the coding sequence ATGGCGGACACACAGCCGGCCAAACGCTATCGCTTCGGAGTCTTCGAGGCAGACTCATCTACAGGTGAGCTGCGTCGCAAGGGCATCCGAATCAAGCTCCACGCTCAGCCCTTCCAGTTGCTCTTCATGCTGCTCGAACGCCCAGGCGAAACCCTTACGCGCGAAGAGATATCCCGCGAGCTATGGCCCGAAGGCACGTTCGTCGACTACGAGCACGGCGTCAACTCCGCGATCAATCGCCTCCGCGAGGCGCTCGGAGACAAGGCTAGCAATCCCAGGTTCATCGAGACACAGGCCCGTCGAGGATATCGCTTTGTCGCGCCTGTCGAGAGAATCGTGCTTGCCGAAAGAATTGCCTCAGAGCAAGATTCTTCGACCGCTACAGATCAGAAGACCGAGGAAGCATTATCTACACAGATGGGATCTGTGAGCGGAATCTTCGACCGCTTGTTGGCTACTCCCGAAGACCTGCCAAAGACTTCGCATCCAGTTGCTCAGACGCTCTTTATCCTGCTTCAGCTCATGTATCTCGGTTTTTATATTGGAGCATTAGCCAATCTGGCCGAGATTAACGAACTTCTCTCCCCGCTCGCCTCCGCTACAGAGATATTCCTCGCAATCATCGTGACATCAGTGCTGTTGATCCCCGTCCGCGCATTTCTTCTTTGTGCCGTGCTCTTTCGCGCCCCTCGGCTGTGGGAGAAGTTCAAGAAGTTATGGTGGCTTCTCTTACCGCTAGACATCCTCTGGGCCCTCTCGCCATTTCTACTGCTTCACCACATCAACTACGGATTGGCGCTGGCATGCATGGCGCTTCTGGTCTACGCGCCATTCGCGCAGCGATCACTCATCCTGATGGGTGACGGCAGAAGCCACACCAGCAATCTCTAA
- a CDS encoding GtrA family protein, which produces MNAFLRWVKFNLVGAMGMALQLASLALFNHLSDGRYLLASAVAVELTLLHNFVWHLHFTWRDRSGSASWISQLVRFHLSNGLVSMLGNLVLMRLFIQQEHLPLLVANVIAIICCSIANFCLSNHWVFAGLRQETA; this is translated from the coding sequence ATGAACGCTTTTCTTCGGTGGGTCAAATTTAATCTGGTTGGAGCGATGGGAATGGCGTTGCAGCTCGCCTCACTCGCCCTCTTCAACCACCTGAGCGATGGACGTTATCTTCTGGCTTCAGCTGTAGCTGTTGAGCTGACTCTGCTTCATAACTTTGTCTGGCACTTGCACTTCACCTGGCGGGATCGTAGTGGCAGCGCTTCGTGGATTTCTCAACTTGTTCGATTTCATCTCTCGAATGGATTGGTCTCGATGCTGGGAAACCTTGTTCTGATGCGCTTGTTTATTCAGCAGGAACATCTTCCGCTGCTTGTCGCAAATGTCATTGCCATCATCTGCTGTTCGATTGCAAACTTTTGCCTCAGCAATCATTGGGTGTTTGCGGGCCTGCGCCAAGAAACGGCATAG